The Nocardioides humi genome includes a region encoding these proteins:
- a CDS encoding SRPBCC family protein — MERVIATTVPVPRPAAEVAGYVLDWGNDPRWRSRVTSLMCTPPGRAEVGQRQVERLTFWGMRFETHTEVVAADALHAGYVGGQPPVEVRGHRQVEPDGPDRCTLTVLTRLRLSGAIRLAAPLLVPAYRRGDRADLDRLVALLAGQAGD; from the coding sequence ATGGAACGCGTCATCGCCACCACCGTCCCGGTGCCCCGCCCGGCCGCGGAGGTCGCCGGCTACGTCCTCGACTGGGGCAACGACCCGCGGTGGCGCTCGCGGGTGACCTCGCTGATGTGTACGCCGCCCGGACGGGCCGAGGTCGGACAGCGGCAGGTCGAGCGCCTCACCTTCTGGGGGATGCGGTTCGAGACGCACACCGAGGTCGTCGCGGCCGACGCCCTGCACGCCGGGTACGTCGGCGGCCAGCCGCCCGTCGAGGTGCGCGGCCACCGGCAGGTCGAGCCGGACGGCCCGGATCGCTGCACCCTCACCGTCCTCACCCGGCTCCGGCTCAGTGGCGCGATCCGGCTCGCCGCCCCACTGCTCGTGCCCGCCTACCGGCGGGGCGACCGGGCCGACCTGGACCGCTTGGTCGCGCTGCTCGCCGGTCAGGCCGGCGACTGA
- the alr gene encoding alanine racemase, with product MQSHAAVPSTPRLTVDLAAVARNTRTLADRAAGELMAVVKADGFGHGAVDVARTALAHGATRLGVTSLAEAWALRDAGLVVPVLSWLNPVDADFATAAARDVDVAVPSLAHLAAVAAAPGRSRIHLHVDAGMARDGAEPEEWAALCRAARRAEVRGQVEVVGVMGHLGCADDPADECNALGRTRFAWAVEVARSAGLRPRDRHLAATAATLADPRTHHTMSRVGAGLVGIDPSRTTALEPAMTLTAPLVQVRRVRAGTPVGYGHAHRTARATHLGLLPLGYADGLPRVASGSAEVLVRGVRRPVVGRISMDQVVVDLGAAGAEAGETVTVFGPGGPGGAGEPTVAEWATWAGTIEHEIVTGIGARVAREVRATPHLRALSGSPA from the coding sequence GTGCAGTCCCACGCGGCCGTGCCGAGTACGCCGCGGCTGACCGTCGACCTGGCCGCCGTCGCTCGCAACACCCGCACCCTCGCCGACCGGGCAGCCGGCGAGCTGATGGCCGTGGTCAAGGCCGACGGCTTCGGGCACGGCGCGGTCGACGTCGCCCGGACCGCCCTCGCCCACGGCGCCACCCGGCTCGGCGTGACCAGCCTCGCGGAGGCGTGGGCGCTGCGGGACGCGGGCCTCGTCGTACCGGTCCTCAGCTGGCTCAACCCGGTCGACGCCGACTTCGCGACCGCCGCCGCGCGGGACGTGGACGTGGCGGTACCGAGCCTCGCCCACCTCGCCGCGGTGGCCGCGGCACCCGGCCGGAGCCGGATCCACCTGCATGTCGACGCCGGCATGGCCCGCGACGGCGCGGAGCCGGAGGAGTGGGCGGCGCTGTGCCGGGCCGCGCGGCGCGCCGAGGTCCGCGGGCAGGTCGAGGTCGTCGGCGTGATGGGCCATCTCGGCTGCGCCGACGACCCGGCCGACGAGTGCAACGCGCTCGGCCGGACCCGGTTCGCCTGGGCGGTCGAGGTCGCCCGCTCGGCTGGGCTGCGCCCCCGCGACCGGCACCTCGCCGCCACGGCCGCGACCCTCGCCGACCCGCGCACCCACCACACGATGAGCCGCGTCGGCGCGGGCCTGGTCGGCATCGACCCCTCCCGCACGACGGCGCTGGAGCCCGCGATGACGCTGACCGCCCCCCTGGTGCAGGTACGCCGCGTCCGCGCCGGCACCCCCGTCGGCTACGGCCACGCCCACCGCACGGCCCGCGCCACCCACCTCGGCCTGCTCCCGCTCGGGTACGCCGACGGCCTGCCCCGCGTCGCGTCCGGCTCCGCCGAGGTGCTGGTCCGCGGCGTCCGTCGCCCGGTCGTCGGCCGGATCTCGATGGACCAGGTCGTCGTCGACCTCGGAGCGGCCGGCGCCGAGGCGGGGGAGACCGTGACCGTCTTCGGCCCAGGAGGTCCCGGAGGTGCCGGTGAGCCCACGGTCGCCGAGTGGGCCACCTGGGCCGGCACCATCGAGCACGAGATCGTCACCGGCATCGGGGCCCGGGTCGCGCGCGAGGTCCGCGCGACGCCGCACCTCCGGGCGCTCTCGGGGAGCCCGGCGTGA
- a CDS encoding DUF4153 domain-containing protein translates to MDDKFAWGAPGRAVQPLVGIRSIKVKLGVLVAASATIAALVAALGRSGGVPVWLTIPVTIGLALALTQLLAVGMTSPLRQMTAAARRMATGDYAVRVPDGARDEVGELARAFNTMAHDLAGVDRQRRELVANVSHELRTPLAGLRAVLENVVDGVVPDDPAVLATALAQAERMSGLVEDLLDLARVDAGRAPLSPQPVRLDELLAGAVAEARTLGRDVEYDVRLVPADLVVTADPARLHQLVANLLDNASRHSPSGGTVVVTAERDDGRYVLEVRDDGPGVPVAARERVFEPFGTLGASADDTGGTGLGLAIARWVSDLHGGTIGFLDPPGGATGARVRVELPLEPAARPAAVPDLPIQEETVTVPTAPAPVPPPPSVTDDLLGGFWPERDVPTRTGLLLGALGAGLLGGIVLPERALGVGTFLVLLAAGAVVLAGARDRRDPFTLTCAGLCVLLAGTAVVRDAEWVVVLCLLAGAALCVCGVTHGRSLGGFVLAGLMWPVAGVRGMPWLGRTIAALPVVGHGAAMLRTVVWSALGLVVFGALFVSADALVAEWVDALLPDLTIDTFVLRAFVTIAVGGTALAAAYLALNPPRVDRDAPAPRSVARRYEWLAPVLVVVGVFAVFLVAQATVVFGGHAYLRRTTGLTYAEYVHEGFAQLTIATALTLLVIWAAARKAPRETASDRLWLRVALGALCVETLVVVASALYRMDVYQEAYGFTRLRLLVDVFEGWLGVLVVAVVVSGIGLRGAWLPRFALLSGVVGLLGLALVNPDAWIARHNLARYDDTGRVDWAYLRGLSDDAVPALAELTGRDRECALAGREVGGDDWLEWNLGRSRAGDALGDTTVPESPGASWGREVCAGGAGG, encoded by the coding sequence ATGGACGACAAGTTCGCATGGGGCGCGCCCGGCAGGGCGGTGCAGCCCCTGGTCGGCATCCGCTCGATCAAGGTCAAGCTCGGCGTCCTCGTCGCGGCGAGCGCCACGATCGCCGCCCTGGTCGCCGCGCTCGGCCGCTCCGGCGGCGTACCCGTCTGGCTGACCATCCCGGTCACGATCGGCCTCGCGCTCGCGCTGACCCAGCTGCTCGCCGTCGGGATGACCTCGCCGCTGCGGCAGATGACCGCCGCCGCGCGCCGGATGGCGACCGGGGACTACGCCGTCCGCGTCCCCGACGGCGCCCGCGACGAGGTGGGCGAGCTCGCGCGGGCGTTCAACACGATGGCCCACGATCTCGCCGGCGTCGACCGGCAGCGCCGGGAGCTGGTGGCCAACGTCAGTCACGAGCTGCGTACGCCGCTCGCCGGCCTGCGCGCGGTCCTCGAGAACGTCGTCGACGGTGTGGTCCCCGACGATCCCGCCGTGCTCGCGACCGCGCTCGCGCAGGCCGAGCGGATGAGCGGACTGGTCGAGGACCTGCTCGACCTGGCCCGCGTGGACGCCGGCCGGGCGCCGCTCTCCCCGCAGCCGGTGCGCCTCGACGAGCTGCTCGCCGGCGCGGTCGCCGAGGCCCGCACGCTGGGTCGCGACGTGGAGTACGACGTCCGGCTGGTCCCGGCCGACCTCGTCGTGACCGCCGACCCGGCCCGGCTCCACCAGCTGGTCGCGAACCTGCTCGACAACGCGTCGCGCCACAGCCCCTCCGGGGGCACCGTCGTGGTGACCGCGGAGCGGGACGACGGCCGCTACGTGCTGGAGGTCCGCGACGACGGCCCGGGCGTCCCGGTGGCCGCGCGGGAGCGGGTCTTCGAGCCGTTCGGGACGCTGGGTGCGAGCGCCGACGACACCGGGGGAACCGGCCTGGGCCTGGCCATCGCCCGGTGGGTGAGCGACCTGCACGGCGGCACCATCGGCTTCCTCGACCCGCCCGGCGGCGCGACCGGCGCCCGGGTCCGCGTCGAGCTGCCCCTCGAGCCCGCGGCCCGCCCGGCCGCCGTACCCGACCTGCCGATCCAGGAGGAGACCGTGACCGTCCCGACCGCACCCGCCCCCGTTCCACCGCCGCCGTCGGTCACCGACGACCTGCTCGGCGGGTTCTGGCCGGAGCGGGACGTCCCCACCCGCACCGGGCTCCTGCTCGGCGCCCTCGGCGCCGGTCTGCTCGGCGGCATCGTGCTGCCCGAGCGGGCGCTGGGCGTCGGCACCTTCCTGGTCCTGCTCGCCGCGGGCGCCGTCGTGCTCGCCGGGGCCCGGGACCGCCGTGACCCGTTCACACTCACCTGCGCGGGACTCTGCGTGCTGCTGGCGGGGACGGCCGTCGTACGGGATGCCGAGTGGGTGGTCGTGCTCTGCCTCCTCGCGGGCGCGGCGCTCTGCGTCTGCGGGGTCACCCACGGCCGCAGCCTTGGCGGGTTCGTGCTGGCCGGGCTGATGTGGCCGGTGGCCGGGGTGCGCGGGATGCCGTGGCTGGGCCGGACGATCGCCGCCCTGCCGGTCGTCGGGCACGGCGCGGCCATGCTGCGCACCGTCGTCTGGTCCGCCCTCGGGCTGGTCGTCTTCGGCGCCCTGTTCGTGTCGGCGGACGCGCTGGTCGCCGAGTGGGTCGACGCGCTGCTGCCCGACCTGACGATCGACACCTTCGTGCTGCGGGCGTTCGTGACGATCGCCGTCGGCGGGACCGCCCTCGCGGCGGCGTACCTCGCCCTCAACCCGCCCCGCGTCGACCGCGACGCCCCGGCGCCGCGCTCGGTGGCGCGCCGCTACGAGTGGCTGGCGCCCGTCCTGGTGGTGGTCGGCGTGTTCGCGGTGTTTCTCGTGGCCCAGGCGACCGTGGTGTTCGGCGGGCACGCCTACCTGCGCCGGACGACCGGCCTGACCTACGCCGAGTACGTCCACGAGGGCTTCGCCCAGCTCACCATCGCCACCGCCCTCACCCTGCTCGTCATCTGGGCGGCCGCCCGCAAGGCCCCGCGCGAGACCGCCTCCGACCGGCTCTGGCTCCGCGTCGCCCTCGGCGCGCTCTGCGTCGAGACACTCGTCGTCGTCGCGTCGGCGCTGTACCGGATGGACGTCTACCAGGAGGCCTACGGCTTCACCCGCCTCCGGCTGCTCGTCGACGTCTTCGAGGGCTGGCTCGGGGTCCTGGTGGTCGCCGTCGTCGTCAGCGGCATCGGCCTGAGGGGCGCCTGGCTGCCCCGCTTCGCCCTGCTCAGCGGCGTCGTCGGCCTCCTCGGCCTCGCCCTCGTCAACCCGGACGCCTGGATCGCCCGCCACAACCTCGCCCGGTACGACGACACCGGCCGCGTCGACTGGGCCTACCTCCGTGGCCTCTCCGACGACGCCGTCCCCGCCCTCGCCGAGCTGACCGGCCGGGACCGGGAGTGCGCCCTCGCCGGGCGCGAGGTCGGCGGCGACGACTGGCTGGAGTGGAACCTGGGCCGGTCCCGGGCTGGCGATGCGCTGGGGGACACGACAGTGCCGGAGTCGCCGGGAGCGTCGTGGGGACGAGAGGTGTGCGCCGGGGGCGCCGGCGGCTAG
- a CDS encoding SWIM zinc finger family protein codes for MAAVLSEERLLDIAGPTVFGRGEDYVGYVRGLRVVGARATATIQARNVYLVDLSWADGSPDGSCTCPHYAEGNFCKHLVAVGLAVVADLSSEELRTVVRDALATRGLVDYGRSFEVARDAEEMLDELEGYLDRGAADAVRPVLLKATERLPGHGDRGQRRRARPGDEREGQGQAPQEAAQVGAVRST; via the coding sequence GTGGCCGCTGTACTGAGCGAGGAACGTCTTCTCGACATCGCCGGACCGACGGTCTTCGGGCGCGGCGAGGACTACGTCGGCTACGTCCGCGGGCTGCGGGTGGTGGGTGCCCGCGCTACGGCGACCATCCAGGCGCGCAACGTCTACCTCGTGGACCTCTCGTGGGCCGACGGCTCCCCCGACGGCTCGTGCACCTGCCCTCACTACGCCGAGGGGAACTTCTGCAAGCACCTGGTCGCCGTCGGGCTGGCGGTCGTCGCCGACCTGAGCTCGGAGGAGCTGCGGACGGTGGTGCGCGATGCGCTGGCCACGCGCGGTCTCGTGGACTACGGCCGGTCGTTCGAGGTCGCGCGCGATGCCGAGGAGATGCTGGACGAGCTGGAGGGGTACCTCGACCGCGGAGCCGCGGACGCCGTACGCCCGGTGCTGCTGAAGGCGACGGAGCGTCTGCCGGGTCACGGTGATCGCGGTCAGCGCCGTCGGGCCCGGCCCGGCGACGAGCGTGAAGGTCAAGGTCAAGCTCCCCAAGAAGCGGCACAAGTAGGGGCGGTCCGCAGTACCTGA
- a CDS encoding response regulator transcription factor has translation MPLESVRRRVLVVEDDPVINQAVADRLQAEGYDVVRAFDGPGAVAAYGEHAPDLVLLDVMLPGYDGHEVCRRIQADRPVPVLMLTARTDEADVLVGLGVGADDYLTKPFRMRELVARVAALLRRVDRAAELAGRRALELGDLRVDGPARRVWRGEQEVRLTPTEFDLLLCLAATPGAVVTRERLLAEVWGWDGATGTRTVDSHVKGLRAKVGADLVRTAHGVGYALEVPGNRAPCESVEE, from the coding sequence ATGCCCCTGGAGAGCGTGCGCCGTCGGGTCCTCGTGGTCGAGGACGACCCGGTCATCAACCAGGCGGTCGCGGACCGCCTCCAGGCCGAGGGGTACGACGTCGTGCGGGCCTTCGACGGGCCGGGCGCGGTGGCGGCGTACGGCGAGCACGCGCCGGACCTGGTGCTGCTCGACGTCATGCTCCCCGGGTACGACGGCCACGAGGTGTGCCGCCGGATCCAGGCCGACCGCCCGGTGCCGGTGCTCATGCTCACCGCCCGCACGGACGAGGCGGACGTGCTGGTCGGGCTGGGGGTGGGGGCGGACGACTACCTGACGAAGCCGTTCCGGATGCGGGAGTTGGTGGCCCGGGTGGCCGCGCTGCTGCGCCGGGTCGACCGGGCCGCGGAGCTCGCCGGGCGGCGCGCGCTGGAGCTCGGCGACCTGCGCGTGGACGGGCCGGCCCGGCGGGTGTGGCGGGGCGAGCAGGAGGTCCGGCTGACGCCGACCGAGTTCGACCTGCTGCTCTGCCTGGCCGCGACGCCGGGTGCGGTGGTGACCCGGGAGCGGCTGCTCGCCGAGGTCTGGGGCTGGGACGGCGCGACCGGGACCCGCACGGTCGACAGCCACGTGAAGGGGCTGCGCGCCAAGGTCGGCGCGGACCTGGTCCGGACCGCCCACGGCGTGGGCTACGCCCTCGAGGTCCCGGGGAACCGCGCCCCATGCGAATCTGTCGAGGAATAG
- a CDS encoding M15 family metallopeptidase: protein MTILLSDPRVRAVPVVECGEPLVRLPHDLSPAGALVRAGLAERLVAADRALPAGIRLRVVEGFRSLEDQRAIVSSYGAELAALHPGIDAGELERLTSRFVAPVDVAPHVAGAAVDLTLIDIRARPKRSRLLRAALHARWRRCRSSTGHPARLRSGALPSHAHRDARDGGTSWDALYGDELDLGTPIDATPEQSDGRCWFAAGGIGADARAHRTLLADVLGAQGLVNYPTEWWHWSHGDRYWALTTGAPHAVYGPLSAAVAA from the coding sequence ATGACGATCCTCCTGTCCGACCCGCGGGTCCGGGCCGTGCCCGTGGTCGAGTGCGGCGAGCCGCTGGTCCGCCTCCCGCACGACCTCTCGCCCGCGGGCGCCCTCGTGCGCGCGGGCCTCGCGGAGCGGCTCGTGGCCGCGGACCGCGCGCTGCCCGCCGGCATCCGGCTGCGCGTGGTCGAGGGCTTCCGCTCGCTGGAGGACCAGCGCGCCATCGTCAGCTCGTACGGCGCCGAGCTGGCCGCGCTGCACCCCGGCATCGATGCCGGGGAGCTGGAGCGGCTGACCAGTCGCTTCGTCGCACCCGTCGACGTGGCACCCCACGTGGCCGGGGCGGCCGTCGACCTCACCCTCATCGACATCAGAGCGCGTCCCAAGAGGTCCCGCCTGCTGCGCGCCGCGCTGCACGCACGCTGGCGGCGTTGCCGAAGCTCGACGGGCCATCCAGCCCGCCTTCGCTCCGGCGCCTTGCCATCGCACGCGCATCGCGACGCTCGCGACGGCGGGACCTCTTGGGACGCGCTCTACGGCGACGAGCTGGACCTCGGCACCCCGATCGACGCGACGCCGGAGCAGAGCGACGGCCGGTGCTGGTTCGCCGCCGGCGGGATCGGCGCCGATGCCCGGGCGCACCGCACCCTCCTCGCGGACGTGCTCGGTGCGCAGGGGCTGGTGAACTACCCGACCGAGTGGTGGCACTGGAGCCACGGCGACCGGTACTGGGCGTTGACGACCGGCGCGCCGCACGCCGTCTACGGGCCGCTGTCCGCGGCGGTGGCGGCGTGA
- a CDS encoding D-alanine--D-alanine ligase family protein, giving the protein MRTRVAVIGGGQSCEHDVSLASAASVAAALDAATYDVVPLTIGRDGTWRDRGQRPIGLSGAAQVLRGCDVMFPVVHGPRGEDGALAALAELAGLPYVGSGIRPGALAMDKWATKLVARAVGIATAPGVLATRATAAHLRWTHPVVVKPVAAGSSQGVSRVDVPEALAPALDAAFALDDRVLVEDLVAGREVDVAVLRRADGSLFVPPALEIVTDGIFDYDAKYGGHADFRVPAPLDETDAKALREAATAVFEALGCAGVARVDFFLAADGPVLNEVNTMPGMTEHSQAPRMFAAAGMAYPDLLDELVRGAHR; this is encoded by the coding sequence GTGAGGACCCGGGTGGCCGTGATCGGCGGCGGGCAGAGCTGCGAGCACGACGTGTCCCTCGCCTCGGCGGCCTCCGTGGCCGCGGCGCTCGACGCCGCGACGTACGACGTCGTCCCGCTCACCATCGGCCGCGACGGCACCTGGCGCGACCGCGGGCAGCGCCCGATCGGGCTCAGCGGCGCCGCCCAGGTGCTGCGCGGCTGCGACGTGATGTTCCCGGTCGTGCACGGCCCGCGCGGCGAGGACGGCGCCCTGGCGGCGCTGGCCGAGCTCGCCGGCCTCCCGTACGTCGGCAGCGGGATCCGCCCCGGCGCGCTGGCCATGGACAAGTGGGCCACCAAGCTGGTCGCGCGGGCCGTCGGGATCGCGACGGCTCCGGGCGTGCTGGCGACAAGGGCGACCGCCGCGCACCTGCGCTGGACCCACCCGGTCGTGGTCAAGCCGGTCGCGGCCGGCTCCAGCCAGGGCGTGAGCCGGGTCGACGTACCGGAGGCGCTGGCGCCCGCGCTGGACGCGGCCTTCGCCCTCGACGACCGGGTGCTGGTGGAGGACCTGGTGGCCGGCCGTGAGGTGGATGTCGCGGTGCTGCGCCGCGCCGACGGGAGCCTGTTCGTCCCGCCGGCGCTGGAGATCGTGACCGACGGGATCTTCGACTACGACGCGAAGTACGGCGGCCATGCGGACTTCCGGGTCCCGGCCCCGCTCGACGAGACCGACGCCAAGGCCCTCCGCGAGGCGGCGACCGCGGTGTTCGAGGCGCTCGGCTGCGCGGGTGTCGCGCGGGTCGACTTCTTCCTCGCCGCGGACGGGCCGGTGCTCAACGAGGTCAACACCATGCCCGGCATGACCGAGCACTCCCAGGCGCCGCGGATGTTCGCCGCCGCCGGCATGGCCTACCCGGACCTGCTCGACGAGCTGGTCCGCGGCGCCCACCGGTGA